From one Catellatospora sp. IY07-71 genomic stretch:
- the pglX gene encoding BREX-2 system adenine-specific DNA-methyltransferase PglX: protein MIETRALQRQAGLLVDDLRTQVAADSELSSALRKEHTEAQAAKRVGVTYETWLEGVLDQAAVAWVLACVFVRFCEDNRLIDRQWLGGPEADASVERALQARQAYLITNPAHNDRHWLRDGAFAHLRGLRATAKIFDDHNPVWRFDISADAAEALSDFFRRGDGHRSLRSETLDTRFLGDLYQDLSAHARSTYALLQTPEFVEEFILDRTLEPALKEFGLAETSVIDPTCGSGHFLLGAFHRLLAKWREREPATAVDALVERALEQVTGVDINPFAVAIARFRLLVAALRATGRTNLNNTYLVRVATGDSLLEWGERSGHQGDLVAELEGRPVFAYVTEDADLLADYLRPSRYTVVVGNPPYITVKDKTLNEHYRDMYSACSGKYALSVPFAQRFFELAKRGDKDGDGAGHVGQITANSFMKREFGKTLINEYFAGEVELTEVIDTSGAYIPGHGTPTVILIGTNRYVSQRYSSPIRTVLGVRGEPGQPEKPSEGLVWTAIVTQIDEPGTDTDWISVADSNRDRLAAHPWSLSGGGASEVLNQLNRSTRKLGSEIAGAIGFASFPGQDEAFFAPGEWFKRRYIPDGLHRPLIIGELVRDWHCQTGDHALVPYRESLEPLSFDPTVSWGRHLWTLRRTLGSITGFGGQTRADSDDPWWTWYRWVPERYRTPLSISFAFVATHNHFVLDRGGKVFNRSAPVIKLSEEATKDDHLRLLGLLNSSTACFWLKQVSQGKSGSGIGRGIQPEDWMERYEFTGTKLEEFPLPSAYPLELGRELDGLARRLAEVTPAAVAESRVLTWERLAEARADYASLRARMIALQEDLDWRVYQLYGLLDEDLTAANPPELALGERAFEIVLARKLEAGEAETQWFERHGSTPITELPAHWPADYRALVEKRIAIIESDRNIGLIERPECKRRWNTPAWDDLQKTALEDWLLDRLEASALWGVMPAPLSVAQLADRIRHDADFRSVLDLWVGTDHHDLVKTLGKLVADEHVPLLPTDRYKPSGLRKRAQWERTWSLQRREDAGEKVDIAVPPKYTSADFAKPSYWRNRGKLDVPKERFISYPRMGRDEDGTELLGWAGWDHLQQAQALATVYLDRKQQAGWPVDRLLPLLAGLAELEPWLKQWHDDPKPGYLGTPAKFFSGLIDTELGSLGSDRSTLIKLRGVEELA, encoded by the coding sequence GTGATCGAGACCCGAGCCCTCCAGAGACAAGCTGGCCTCCTCGTCGACGACCTGCGCACCCAGGTCGCGGCCGACAGCGAGCTCAGCTCCGCGCTGCGCAAGGAGCACACCGAGGCGCAGGCAGCGAAGCGAGTCGGGGTCACGTACGAGACGTGGCTGGAAGGCGTGCTCGACCAGGCAGCCGTGGCGTGGGTGCTGGCCTGCGTGTTCGTCCGGTTCTGCGAGGACAACCGGCTCATCGACCGGCAGTGGCTCGGCGGCCCCGAAGCCGACGCGTCGGTTGAGCGGGCGCTGCAGGCACGACAGGCGTATCTGATCACCAACCCGGCCCACAACGACCGGCACTGGCTCCGAGATGGCGCTTTCGCCCACCTGCGGGGCCTGCGCGCCACCGCCAAGATCTTCGACGATCACAATCCGGTCTGGCGATTCGACATCTCCGCCGACGCCGCCGAAGCCCTGTCCGACTTCTTCCGCCGCGGCGACGGCCACCGCTCGCTGCGCAGCGAAACCCTCGACACCCGCTTCCTCGGCGACCTCTACCAGGACCTTTCCGCTCACGCCCGCTCGACGTACGCGCTGCTGCAGACGCCTGAGTTCGTCGAGGAGTTCATCCTCGACCGAACCTTGGAGCCAGCGCTTAAGGAGTTCGGCCTCGCCGAGACCTCCGTCATCGACCCGACCTGCGGATCCGGCCACTTCCTGCTCGGTGCGTTCCACCGACTGCTGGCCAAATGGCGCGAACGTGAACCCGCCACCGCCGTCGACGCACTTGTCGAGCGGGCACTCGAGCAGGTCACCGGAGTCGACATCAACCCATTCGCGGTCGCCATCGCCCGCTTCCGCTTGCTTGTCGCCGCCCTGCGGGCAACCGGACGCACCAACCTCAACAACACCTACCTGGTACGCGTCGCGACCGGTGACTCTCTCCTCGAGTGGGGTGAGAGGTCCGGCCATCAGGGTGATCTGGTCGCCGAACTCGAAGGCCGACCCGTCTTCGCTTACGTCACCGAAGACGCCGACCTGCTTGCCGACTACCTGCGCCCCAGCAGGTACACCGTCGTCGTCGGCAACCCTCCCTACATCACCGTCAAAGACAAGACCCTCAACGAGCACTACCGGGATATGTACTCGGCCTGCTCTGGTAAGTACGCCCTGTCGGTGCCGTTCGCGCAACGGTTCTTCGAGCTGGCCAAGCGCGGCGACAAGGACGGCGACGGTGCGGGCCATGTCGGGCAGATCACCGCAAACTCGTTCATGAAACGTGAGTTCGGCAAAACGCTCATCAACGAGTACTTCGCAGGCGAGGTCGAACTGACCGAGGTCATCGACACCTCTGGCGCCTACATCCCCGGCCACGGCACTCCGACCGTCATCCTCATCGGCACCAACCGCTACGTAAGCCAGCGCTACAGCAGCCCGATTCGCACTGTTCTAGGTGTGCGTGGCGAGCCGGGTCAGCCAGAAAAACCATCCGAAGGCCTCGTATGGACCGCGATCGTCACGCAGATCGACGAACCCGGCACTGATACCGATTGGATCAGTGTCGCCGACTCCAACCGCGATCGACTAGCTGCCCACCCCTGGAGCCTTTCTGGCGGCGGAGCGTCTGAGGTTCTTAATCAACTGAACAGATCAACCAGGAAGCTAGGGTCAGAGATTGCAGGTGCAATCGGGTTCGCAAGCTTCCCGGGGCAGGACGAAGCCTTCTTCGCCCCCGGAGAGTGGTTCAAGCGCAGGTATATCCCTGACGGACTCCATCGGCCGTTGATAATCGGCGAGCTGGTGCGAGACTGGCATTGTCAGACTGGCGACCATGCTTTGGTTCCCTACCGCGAAAGTCTTGAGCCACTATCCTTCGACCCAACCGTATCCTGGGGCCGTCATCTGTGGACGCTCCGCCGCACACTCGGTTCGATCACTGGATTCGGCGGCCAAACACGCGCAGACTCGGATGATCCGTGGTGGACCTGGTATCGATGGGTACCAGAGCGGTATCGAACGCCGTTGTCGATTTCATTTGCGTTTGTGGCTACACACAATCACTTCGTGCTAGATCGGGGCGGCAAGGTCTTCAACCGTTCCGCGCCGGTTATCAAGTTGTCGGAGGAGGCGACGAAGGACGATCACCTCCGGCTGCTCGGGCTGCTGAACAGCTCGACCGCCTGCTTCTGGCTAAAGCAGGTCAGCCAGGGCAAGTCAGGTAGCGGCATTGGACGTGGTATCCAGCCCGAAGACTGGATGGAGCGCTACGAGTTCACCGGAACCAAGCTTGAGGAGTTTCCCCTACCCTCCGCGTACCCGCTGGAGCTGGGTCGGGAGCTGGATGGGCTGGCACGGCGGCTCGCTGAGGTGACCCCAGCGGCGGTCGCTGAGTCGAGGGTGCTGACGTGGGAGCGGTTGGCCGAGGCACGTGCCGACTACGCCTCCCTCCGGGCGCGGATGATCGCGTTGCAGGAGGATCTGGACTGGCGCGTGTACCAGCTCTACGGATTGCTTGACGAGGACCTGACCGCCGCAAACCCGCCTGAACTGGCACTGGGCGAGCGGGCGTTCGAGATCGTCCTGGCCCGCAAGCTGGAGGCGGGCGAGGCCGAGACACAGTGGTTCGAGCGGCACGGCTCGACGCCGATCACCGAGCTTCCCGCGCACTGGCCCGCCGACTACCGGGCGCTGGTCGAGAAGCGGATCGCCATCATCGAATCCGACCGCAACATCGGGCTGATCGAACGTCCGGAGTGCAAGCGCCGCTGGAACACCCCCGCCTGGGACGACCTCCAGAAGACCGCGCTAGAGGACTGGCTGCTCGACCGGCTGGAGGCGTCCGCCTTGTGGGGCGTCATGCCGGCACCGCTGTCGGTCGCTCAGCTCGCCGACCGCATCCGCCACGACGCAGACTTCCGTTCCGTGCTCGACCTGTGGGTCGGCACCGACCACCACGACCTGGTCAAGACGCTAGGCAAGCTGGTCGCTGACGAGCACGTACCGTTGCTGCCCACCGACCGCTACAAGCCGTCTGGCCTGCGTAAACGTGCCCAGTGGGAGCGCACGTGGTCGCTACAGCGCCGTGAGGATGCCGGCGAGAAGGTCGACATCGCGGTCCCGCCGAAGTACACCTCGGCCGACTTCGCCAAGCCGTCCTACTGGCGTAACCGCGGCAAGCTCGACGTGCCCAAGGAGCGCTTCATCTCATACCCCCGCATGGGCCGCGATGAGGACGGCACCGAACTGCTCGGCTGGGCCGGCTGGGACCACCTACAGCAGGCCCAGGCCCTAGCCACCGTCTACCTCGACCGCAAGCAGCAGGCCGGCTGGCCCGTCGACCGGCTCTTGCCGCTGCTCGCCGGCCTGGCCGAGCTGGAGCCGTGGCTCAAGCAGTGGCACGATGACCCCAAACCCGGCTACCTGGGCACCCCGGCCAAGTTCTTCTCCGGCCTCATCGACACCGAGCTCGGCTCCCTCGGATCCGACCGCTCGACCCTGATCAAGCTGCGCGGCGTGGAGGAACTCGCATGA
- a CDS encoding phage resistance protein yields MTLMRDLIGIPTSVGEGDFVVRAAEGADLANYVVTDDLRGNFTEALRTVGHAVTTGRSQAKFLHGSFGAGKSHFMSVLRELLKHNPQARAIRGLAEPVASADAWLPGKKILCLTFHMLDARSVEQAILEGYLRQIAALHPDAPTPAVHRSDALLRDAANLRQTMGDDAFFGKLGGDSGPAAAGQGLAAMMARAQGWTAQTYDAAAAAAPGTAARDSLVSALTSTFFTGAVHGGEYLDLDTGLQVITRHAKSLGYDAAVLFLDEFILWLSTKISDHVFVNTEGAKLNKLVESADASRPLPLVSFVARQRNLEEFLGPQVGGTEREALAHVMRHVQGRFGEIVLADTNLPEITEKRLLRPVSDQARQVVDDAFAAVRNRRDVWDTLLLGAQYGDAGIGSDAAAFRRLYPFSPALVATLVALSQALQRERTALRVMTELLVARRDTLAVNDLIGVAALFDPLVLHGELPEGAVLRQRFRAARDTYTQKLRPLLLGKNGITEQEAAGHEQFQLDDRLIKTLLLGALVPDVPALHNLTAARLHALNFGSISSPIPGYENQIVIDRLTRLSADAGEIHKTDGPDPVFSLKVSSVDYDKLLELVGNEETTMGVLQGLVRDLTTSAIGLRDSEEVLGEYVHQREWRGRRHRIGVKFGNIRNRETMPDSALYAEGDTWRIVVDYPFDAQGHSRRDDLARIEGLDRGSRTVFWLPYFLTDELMGRVAQLAKINYLLGSTGTGEKLNSLAADWSQADRQQGRIYLQQRQQQLRSSLGDSLKQAYGVIKSQAADVEIDQIPVFHTLADGLPLGDPRGGTMDSAFEHLTADVLRWSYPGTPALPEDEKPVTKAELAKVWHYAKLAAAAPDRAATVEQADRRILQRICNHLRLGELVENRYVLAAATCWWSQHLLQEAAKQDYRDRFPVHVLRDLLDQPAPRGFERDLQNMIIAVFALEQQLAWYREGGKLELTSLQEISDQLELRHPPMPEPEVWDQAVKRARPLFGKPVPEWRSPAALAEFAALVRGEAKAHAANAQVLYGELSDHADVLGLAADAKSGRLATARRVAKLLAQISGEMDDVVLVGYVAEAEVGDIDDLAASVAYKQAPTVTAALARTHWSLLEAVVGQVDSDEAARVIIDGLRISSAADQHADDLVRALQDASDAATAYLTGRGGGGSGTGGGTDGGTGGGTGTGGGTGTGTGTGGGTGTGDGKPEDRKQPKTRDVRRRAELDELVSTLQDELTDGRTIRVTWEIVP; encoded by the coding sequence ATGACCCTGATGCGTGACCTGATCGGCATCCCGACGTCGGTGGGCGAGGGCGACTTCGTCGTCCGCGCAGCCGAGGGCGCCGACCTCGCCAACTACGTCGTGACCGACGATCTGCGCGGCAACTTCACAGAGGCGTTGCGGACCGTGGGGCATGCGGTGACCACCGGCCGCTCGCAGGCGAAGTTCCTGCATGGCTCGTTCGGTGCGGGTAAGTCGCATTTCATGTCGGTGCTGCGGGAGCTGCTGAAGCACAACCCACAGGCTCGCGCGATCCGCGGCCTGGCCGAGCCGGTCGCCTCCGCCGACGCGTGGCTGCCCGGCAAGAAGATCCTGTGCCTGACGTTCCACATGCTCGACGCCCGGTCGGTGGAGCAGGCGATCCTGGAGGGCTACCTGCGTCAGATCGCGGCACTGCACCCGGACGCGCCGACCCCGGCCGTGCACCGCTCGGACGCGCTGCTCAGAGACGCCGCCAACCTGCGCCAGACGATGGGCGACGACGCGTTCTTCGGCAAGCTCGGCGGCGACTCCGGTCCCGCCGCGGCCGGGCAGGGCCTGGCCGCGATGATGGCGCGGGCGCAGGGCTGGACCGCGCAGACCTACGACGCGGCCGCGGCCGCCGCGCCGGGCACCGCCGCACGCGACAGCCTCGTCAGCGCGCTGACCAGCACATTCTTCACCGGAGCGGTGCACGGCGGCGAGTATCTCGACCTCGACACCGGCCTGCAGGTCATCACCCGCCACGCGAAGAGCCTCGGCTACGACGCGGCCGTGCTGTTCCTCGACGAGTTCATCCTCTGGCTGTCGACGAAGATCTCCGACCACGTCTTCGTCAACACCGAGGGCGCGAAGCTGAACAAGCTCGTCGAGTCGGCGGACGCCTCCCGGCCGCTGCCGCTGGTGTCGTTCGTGGCGCGGCAGCGCAACCTGGAGGAGTTCCTCGGCCCGCAGGTCGGCGGCACCGAGCGGGAGGCCCTCGCGCACGTGATGCGCCACGTGCAGGGCCGCTTCGGCGAGATCGTCCTCGCGGACACGAACCTGCCGGAGATCACCGAGAAGCGCCTGCTGCGCCCGGTCAGTGACCAGGCCCGCCAGGTCGTCGACGACGCGTTCGCGGCGGTGCGCAACCGCCGTGACGTGTGGGACACGCTGCTGCTGGGCGCGCAGTACGGTGACGCCGGCATCGGCTCGGACGCGGCGGCGTTCCGGCGGCTCTACCCGTTCTCCCCCGCGCTGGTCGCGACGCTGGTGGCGCTGTCGCAGGCGCTGCAGCGCGAGCGCACCGCGCTGCGGGTGATGACGGAGCTGCTCGTCGCCCGCCGGGACACTCTCGCCGTCAACGACCTGATAGGCGTCGCCGCACTGTTCGATCCGCTGGTGCTGCACGGCGAGCTGCCGGAGGGGGCGGTGCTGCGTCAGCGGTTCCGCGCCGCCCGCGACACCTATACCCAGAAGTTGCGCCCGCTGCTGCTGGGCAAGAACGGCATCACGGAGCAGGAGGCGGCCGGGCACGAGCAGTTCCAGCTCGACGACCGGCTGATCAAGACGCTGCTGCTGGGCGCGCTCGTTCCCGACGTGCCCGCGCTGCACAACCTGACCGCGGCCCGGCTGCACGCGCTGAACTTCGGCAGCATCAGCTCGCCCATCCCCGGATACGAGAACCAGATCGTCATCGACCGGCTGACCCGGCTGTCCGCCGACGCCGGCGAGATCCACAAGACCGACGGTCCCGACCCGGTCTTCTCGCTGAAGGTCTCCTCGGTCGACTACGACAAGCTGCTCGAACTCGTCGGCAACGAAGAGACGACGATGGGCGTGCTGCAGGGCCTCGTCCGTGACCTGACCACCTCGGCGATCGGCCTGCGCGACAGCGAGGAGGTGCTCGGCGAGTACGTGCACCAGCGCGAGTGGCGCGGCCGCAGGCACCGGATCGGGGTCAAGTTCGGCAACATCCGCAACCGGGAGACCATGCCCGACAGCGCCCTCTACGCCGAGGGCGACACCTGGCGCATCGTCGTGGACTACCCGTTCGACGCGCAAGGCCACAGCCGCCGCGACGACCTGGCCCGCATCGAGGGCCTGGACCGCGGGTCGCGCACCGTGTTCTGGCTGCCGTACTTCCTCACCGACGAGCTGATGGGCCGCGTCGCCCAGCTCGCTAAGATCAACTACCTGCTGGGCAGCACCGGCACCGGCGAGAAGCTCAACAGCCTCGCCGCCGACTGGTCCCAGGCAGACCGCCAGCAGGGCCGGATCTACCTGCAGCAGCGCCAGCAGCAGCTGCGCTCGTCGCTGGGTGACAGCCTCAAGCAGGCGTACGGCGTGATCAAGTCGCAGGCCGCCGACGTGGAGATCGACCAGATCCCGGTGTTCCACACGCTCGCCGACGGCCTGCCACTGGGCGACCCGCGCGGCGGCACCATGGACTCCGCGTTCGAACATCTCACCGCCGACGTGCTGCGCTGGTCCTACCCCGGCACCCCCGCCCTGCCCGAGGACGAGAAGCCCGTCACCAAGGCCGAGCTGGCCAAGGTGTGGCACTACGCGAAGCTCGCCGCGGCCGCCCCGGACCGGGCCGCCACCGTCGAGCAGGCCGACCGGCGCATCCTGCAGCGCATCTGCAACCACCTGCGCCTGGGCGAGCTCGTCGAGAACCGCTACGTGCTCGCGGCCGCGACCTGCTGGTGGAGCCAGCACCTGCTGCAGGAGGCCGCCAAGCAGGACTACCGCGACCGCTTTCCCGTGCACGTGCTGCGGGACCTGCTCGACCAGCCCGCTCCCCGCGGCTTCGAACGCGACCTGCAGAACATGATCATCGCGGTGTTCGCGCTGGAGCAGCAGCTCGCCTGGTATCGCGAGGGCGGCAAGCTCGAACTGACCTCCCTGCAGGAGATCAGCGACCAGCTGGAGCTGCGCCACCCGCCCATGCCCGAGCCGGAGGTATGGGACCAGGCGGTGAAGCGAGCCCGGCCGCTGTTCGGCAAGCCGGTGCCCGAGTGGCGCAGCCCCGCCGCGCTGGCCGAGTTCGCCGCCCTGGTCCGGGGTGAGGCGAAGGCCCACGCCGCCAACGCACAGGTACTGTACGGCGAACTGTCCGATCACGCCGACGTGCTCGGCCTGGCCGCCGATGCCAAGTCCGGCCGGCTCGCGACCGCCCGGCGAGTGGCCAAGCTGCTCGCTCAGATCTCGGGCGAGATGGACGACGTCGTGCTCGTCGGCTATGTCGCCGAGGCCGAGGTCGGCGACATCGACGACCTTGCCGCGAGCGTCGCCTACAAGCAGGCCCCCACGGTGACAGCCGCCCTGGCCCGGACGCACTGGTCCCTGCTGGAGGCAGTCGTCGGGCAGGTTGACTCAGACGAGGCCGCTCGTGTGATCATCGACGGCCTGCGTATCAGCTCGGCAGCGGACCAGCACGCCGACGACCTGGTCCGGGCGTTGCAGGACGCGTCAGACGCCGCGACCGCGTACCTCACCGGTCGCGGAGGAGGCGGCTCAGGCACCGGAGGCGGTACCGACGGTGGCACAGGTGGTGGCACGGGCACCGGTGGCGGCACAGGCACGGGGACCGGCACAGGCGGTGGCACCGGCACCGGCGATGGCAAGCCGGAAGATCGGAAGCAGCCCAAGACGCGCGACGTCCGCCGCCGGGCCGAGCTCGACGAACTCGTCAGTACCCTGCAGGACGAGCTGACCGACGGGCGCACCATCCGTGTCACCTGGGAGATCGTCCCGTGA
- the pglZ gene encoding BREX-2 system phosphatase PglZ, which produces MSREAVRPAAVRRKVENWLQENDRQPAIALRARPAWDGDPLLTVGDATARIVPCATPLAARAALHERHGDERIVLLTELNDTELGDGILAHLSRHTVRSIDQWDLVRQMFGLKHLDPTFTDPARGGGRWIADALTEYAPADGWPVPPGTVLTREFALRCLAIQLLHLRDRELDTAVDLDIAGLLQWSTLAQPQLDFIALPTPVVDGVSRFISDAAGPAATPVMCAVRAGHGVDAIALGLLASALWPQRTPAEPNTQVVVARTRLEPYFGGTRLTDTQARAFAAAAEAWVDRTLDTGARTEVGRVLARAESIAAQIGAEPLLGGSDLLPAGFTQRLRTFADAVRLAVPAAGNAAPDMVAAAQRALGPVEQHRAGTPSRVETARMAVRLLRWLSDPDGSAPATLLAALDRQVTGDGWVDRARLDLFAGDVDPHVADAYGRLHRAVDARRARHDEQFARLLAADTAADSEPGALLRVEDVLDRVVQPIVSNGRRVLLLILDGLSVAASTELAESLTRSGSWLELTPDGGARTGVLAALPTITEVSRCSLLSGRIAVGGQAQEQAAFRQRFPDGVLLHKADLRAGAGAVLDGEVLTAIGNAFTPVVAAVINTVDDALDRSDPGTIVWGEDTILAVKDLLTLAQDRVVVIVSDHGHVIDRGPEAVVQTTPERDNRWRAAAPPAGDGEVAVRGARVAKGDGSVVLPWREQLRYGPRKAGYHGGAAPAEAVIPLIVLATDETAVPGWSGAPVASPTWWRETVPEPEADTPAPAARPRGGTKQPKQPVQDTALFDLTPAMAPATAAPAEPDTAEASLVERLLAGKVYQQRKDTRAPLPDERVAALLNALLAGNGRASMDTLAAHASVPVHRISGTVTALRKLLQIEGYPVLTVDADGQTVKLDIGLLREQFGLDQP; this is translated from the coding sequence GTGAGCAGAGAAGCGGTGCGGCCCGCCGCGGTACGCCGCAAAGTCGAGAACTGGCTGCAGGAGAACGACCGACAGCCGGCCATCGCCCTGCGTGCCCGGCCGGCCTGGGACGGCGACCCGCTGCTGACCGTCGGCGACGCCACCGCCCGGATCGTGCCGTGCGCGACGCCGCTGGCCGCCCGTGCCGCACTGCACGAGCGGCACGGCGACGAGCGGATCGTGCTGCTCACCGAGCTCAACGACACCGAACTCGGCGACGGCATCCTGGCCCACCTCAGCCGCCACACGGTACGCAGCATCGACCAGTGGGACTTGGTCCGGCAGATGTTCGGGCTCAAGCACCTCGACCCGACGTTCACCGACCCCGCCCGCGGCGGCGGCCGGTGGATCGCCGACGCCCTCACCGAGTACGCCCCGGCCGACGGCTGGCCGGTGCCGCCAGGCACCGTGCTGACCCGTGAGTTCGCGCTGCGCTGCCTGGCCATCCAGCTGCTGCACCTGCGTGACCGCGAGCTTGATACAGCTGTCGACCTCGACATCGCCGGGCTGCTGCAGTGGTCCACGCTGGCACAGCCGCAGCTCGACTTCATCGCGCTGCCCACCCCCGTCGTCGACGGGGTAAGCCGGTTCATCAGCGACGCCGCCGGGCCTGCCGCCACGCCCGTGATGTGCGCCGTGCGCGCCGGACACGGCGTCGACGCCATCGCGCTGGGCCTGCTCGCCTCCGCGCTGTGGCCCCAGCGCACCCCGGCCGAGCCGAACACCCAGGTCGTCGTGGCGCGCACCCGGCTGGAGCCGTACTTCGGCGGCACCCGGCTCACCGACACCCAGGCCCGCGCGTTCGCCGCCGCTGCGGAGGCCTGGGTCGACCGGACCCTGGACACCGGCGCCCGCACCGAGGTCGGGCGGGTGCTGGCCCGCGCCGAGTCCATCGCCGCACAGATCGGTGCCGAGCCGCTGCTCGGCGGCTCGGACCTGCTGCCCGCCGGGTTCACCCAGCGGCTGCGCACCTTCGCCGACGCGGTACGCCTGGCCGTGCCCGCCGCCGGCAACGCCGCACCCGACATGGTCGCCGCGGCGCAGCGGGCGCTCGGCCCGGTCGAGCAGCACCGCGCCGGCACACCGAGCCGCGTCGAGACCGCCCGGATGGCGGTGCGGCTGCTGCGCTGGCTGTCCGACCCGGACGGGTCCGCCCCCGCGACGCTGCTCGCCGCGCTCGACCGTCAGGTCACCGGCGACGGATGGGTCGACCGCGCCCGCCTCGACCTGTTCGCCGGTGACGTCGACCCGCACGTCGCCGACGCCTACGGCCGGCTGCACCGGGCCGTCGACGCCCGCCGCGCCCGCCACGACGAGCAGTTCGCCCGGCTGCTGGCTGCCGACACCGCCGCCGACTCCGAGCCGGGCGCGCTGCTGCGCGTCGAGGACGTGCTGGACAGGGTCGTCCAGCCCATCGTCTCGAACGGGCGACGGGTGCTGCTGCTGATCCTCGACGGGCTCAGCGTCGCCGCCTCGACCGAACTCGCCGAATCGCTGACCCGCTCCGGCTCCTGGCTCGAACTCACCCCCGACGGCGGCGCCCGCACCGGCGTGCTGGCGGCGCTGCCGACCATCACCGAGGTCAGCCGGTGCAGCCTGCTGTCCGGCCGGATCGCGGTCGGCGGCCAGGCCCAGGAGCAGGCCGCCTTCCGCCAGCGCTTCCCCGACGGGGTGCTGCTGCACAAGGCGGACCTGCGCGCCGGGGCAGGTGCCGTGCTCGACGGCGAAGTGCTCACCGCGATCGGCAACGCGTTCACGCCCGTCGTCGCAGCCGTCATCAACACCGTCGACGACGCCCTCGACCGCAGCGACCCCGGCACCATCGTGTGGGGCGAGGACACCATCCTCGCGGTCAAGGACCTGCTCACCCTGGCACAGGACCGCGTCGTGGTGATCGTGTCCGACCACGGGCACGTCATCGACCGCGGCCCCGAAGCCGTCGTGCAGACCACGCCCGAGCGGGACAACCGCTGGCGGGCCGCCGCGCCGCCGGCAGGTGACGGCGAGGTCGCCGTCCGCGGAGCTCGGGTGGCCAAGGGTGACGGCAGTGTCGTGCTGCCCTGGCGCGAGCAGCTGCGCTACGGGCCGCGCAAAGCCGGATACCACGGCGGCGCCGCCCCGGCTGAAGCAGTCATCCCGCTGATCGTGCTGGCCACCGACGAGACCGCCGTGCCCGGATGGTCCGGCGCCCCGGTCGCCAGCCCCACCTGGTGGCGTGAGACCGTGCCCGAACCCGAAGCGGACACGCCCGCGCCGGCCGCCCGGCCGCGTGGCGGCACCAAGCAGCCGAAGCAACCCGTGCAGGACACGGCGCTGTTCGACCTCACCCCCGCCATGGCGCCGGCCACCGCGGCCCCGGCCGAGCCGGACACGGCCGAGGCGTCACTGGTCGAACGCCTGCTGGCTGGCAAGGTCTACCAGCAGCGCAAGGACACACGTGCGCCGCTGCCCGACGAACGGGTCGCCGCGCTGCTGAACGCGCTGCTCGCCGGTAACGGCCGGGCGAGCATGGACACCCTCGCCGCGCACGCGTCCGTGCCCGTGCACCGCATCAGCGGCACGGTCACCGCGCTGCGCAAGCTGCTGCAGATCGAGGGATACCCCGTGCTGACCGTCGACGCCGACGGGCAGACCGTCAAACTCGACATCGGCCTGCTGCGCGAGCAGTTCGGGCTGGATCAGCCGTGA